The Engystomops pustulosus chromosome 9, aEngPut4.maternal, whole genome shotgun sequence genome includes a window with the following:
- the CHMP1B gene encoding charged multivesicular body protein 1b, which yields MSNMEKHLFNLKFAAKELNRSAKKCEKEEKAEKAKIKKAIQKGNTEIARIHAENAIRQKNQGINFLRMSARVDAVAARVQTAVTMGKVTKSMAGVVKSMDATLKSMNLEKISALMDKFEQQFETLDVQTQQMEDSMSNTTTLTTPQNQVDNLLQEMADEAGLDLNMELPQGQTGSVGTSVASTEQDELSQRLARLRDQV from the exons AACATTTGTTTAATCTGAAGTTTGCGGCAAAAGAACTAAACCGAAGTGCCAAGAAATGTGAGAAGGAGGAAAAGGCTGAGAAGGCCAAAATCAAGAAG GCCATACAGAAGGGGAATACGGAGATCGCTCGGATACACGCGGAGAACGCCATCCGACAGAAGAACCAAGGCATCAACTTCCTGCGGATGAGCGCCCGAGTAGATGCTGTAGCAGCGCGGGTACAGACCGCTGTCACAATGGGCAAG gtgacaaagtccatggcgGGTGTGGTGAAATCCATGGACGCCACATTGAAGAGCATGAACCTAGAGAAG ATCTCCGCCCTGATGGATAAGTTCGAGCAGCAGTTTGAGACTCTGGATGTTCAGACCCAACAGATGGAAGACTCAATGAGCAACACCACGACGCTGACCACACCACAG AATCAAGTGGACAATCTGTTGCAGGAGATGGCGGACGAGGCCGG CCTTGACCTGAATATGGAGCTTCCTCAAGGACAGACCGGATCTGTGGGAACCAGCGTTGCCTCTACAGAACAG GATGAGTTGTCGCAGAGACTTGCCCGTTTGCGTGATCAGGTGTAA